From a single Aquipuribacter nitratireducens genomic region:
- a CDS encoding histidinol-phosphate transaminase: MVDAVPRLRAALSALPAYRPGRAPSGGGGPAFKLSSNENPYPPLPSVLGVLADADRLVNRYPDMFATGLVHRIAARHGVAAEQVVCGTGSVGVLGQVVQATCEAGDEVVFAWRSFEAYPIVVGVSGATAVRVPLAPDGRHDLDAMVAAVTERTRLVLVCSPNNPTGPAVHREEMLDLLRRVPRDVVVVLDEAYAEFVRDPAAVEGPPLLEQHPNLVVLRTFSKAYGLAALRVGYALATPVVADALRATAVPFGVSGPAQAAALASLDAEDELLERVGDLVTERDRVRAALRGVGWEVPEPQGNFVWLALGDRTEEFVAACEAVGVTVRGFPGEGARCSIGEPEANDLLVRTAGGFAP, from the coding sequence GTGGTCGACGCCGTCCCCCGCCTCCGCGCCGCGCTGTCCGCCCTGCCCGCGTACCGCCCAGGCCGGGCGCCCAGCGGCGGGGGAGGACCGGCGTTCAAGCTGTCGTCGAACGAGAACCCGTATCCGCCGCTGCCGTCGGTGCTCGGCGTGCTCGCCGACGCGGACCGCCTCGTCAACCGCTATCCCGACATGTTCGCCACGGGGCTCGTCCACCGCATCGCCGCACGCCACGGCGTCGCAGCGGAGCAGGTCGTGTGCGGGACGGGCAGCGTGGGGGTGCTCGGTCAGGTGGTCCAGGCCACGTGCGAGGCGGGCGACGAGGTGGTCTTCGCCTGGCGCTCGTTCGAGGCCTACCCGATCGTCGTCGGCGTCAGCGGCGCCACCGCGGTCCGGGTCCCCCTGGCCCCGGACGGCCGGCACGACCTCGACGCCATGGTCGCGGCCGTCACCGAGCGCACCCGGCTCGTCCTCGTGTGCAGCCCGAACAACCCGACCGGCCCGGCGGTTCACCGCGAGGAGATGCTCGACCTCCTCCGGCGGGTGCCGCGTGACGTCGTCGTCGTGCTCGACGAGGCGTACGCCGAGTTCGTCCGGGACCCGGCCGCGGTCGAGGGTCCGCCGCTGCTCGAGCAGCACCCCAACCTCGTGGTCCTGCGCACGTTCTCCAAGGCCTACGGGTTGGCGGCGCTGCGCGTCGGCTACGCGCTGGCGACCCCGGTCGTCGCCGACGCGCTCCGGGCGACCGCGGTTCCCTTCGGGGTCTCCGGCCCCGCGCAGGCCGCCGCCCTCGCGTCCCTCGACGCCGAGGACGAGCTCCTCGAACGGGTGGGGGACCTCGTCACGGAGCGCGACCGTGTCCGCGCAGCGCTGCGCGGCGTCGGTTGGGAGGTGCCCGAGCCGCAGGGGAACTTCGTGTGGCTCGCGCTCGGTGACCGGACGGAGGAGTTCGTCGCGGCCTGCGAGGCCGTCGGCGTCACCGTCAGGGGCTTCCCCGGGGAGGGCGCCCGCTGCTCGATCGGGGAGCCGGAGGCCAACGACCTGCTCGTCCGGACCGCAGGCGGCTTCGCCCCGTAG
- the pdhA gene encoding pyruvate dehydrogenase (acetyl-transferring) E1 component subunit alpha, producing MPDTVVGTAAGPDRALSVHRTHEDRSRAGADEMVQLISPEGERLEPRGAAEEYAGHVEDVTDDDIRGMYRDMVIVRRFDSEATALQRQGELGLWASLLGQEAAQVGSGRALRPQDYVYPTYREHGVAWCKGVPPKTLLGLYRGASLGGWDPAEHNFALYTIVIGSQTLHATGYAMGLQRDHAVGTGEPDRDTAVVAYLGDGATSQGDVSEALVFSAVYNAPVVFFCQNNQWAISEPNARQTRVPLYRRSSGFGIPGVRVDGNDVLATLAVTRAMTERARSGDGPGFIEAWTYRMGAHTTSDDPTRYRIAAEVEEWKLKDPIARVKAYLARTGAADEAFFADVETEAQDIATELRTACRTMPDPEPESMFDHVYAEPHAVVDAEREEYLAYRAGFADETEGAGA from the coding sequence GTGCCCGACACCGTCGTCGGAACGGCAGCCGGCCCCGACCGGGCGCTGTCCGTACACCGCACGCACGAGGACCGCTCCCGCGCAGGCGCGGACGAGATGGTCCAGCTCATCAGTCCGGAGGGGGAACGGCTCGAGCCCCGCGGGGCGGCGGAGGAGTACGCCGGCCACGTCGAGGACGTCACCGACGACGACATCCGCGGCATGTACCGCGACATGGTCATCGTCCGGCGCTTCGACAGCGAGGCCACGGCGCTGCAGCGGCAGGGCGAGCTCGGCCTGTGGGCCAGCCTGCTCGGTCAGGAGGCGGCGCAGGTCGGCAGCGGACGGGCCCTGCGACCGCAGGACTACGTCTACCCGACGTACCGCGAGCACGGCGTCGCGTGGTGCAAGGGCGTCCCGCCCAAGACGCTGCTCGGGCTCTACCGCGGGGCGAGCCTCGGTGGTTGGGACCCCGCCGAGCACAACTTCGCGCTCTACACGATCGTCATCGGGTCGCAGACGCTCCACGCGACGGGCTACGCGATGGGCCTGCAGCGCGACCACGCCGTCGGCACCGGCGAGCCCGACCGAGACACCGCCGTCGTCGCCTACCTCGGTGACGGCGCCACGAGCCAGGGCGACGTCAGCGAGGCGCTCGTCTTCAGCGCCGTCTACAACGCCCCCGTCGTGTTCTTCTGCCAGAACAACCAGTGGGCGATCAGCGAGCCGAACGCCCGGCAGACCCGGGTGCCGCTGTACCGGCGCTCGTCCGGCTTCGGCATCCCCGGCGTGCGGGTCGACGGCAACGACGTGCTCGCGACCCTCGCCGTCACCCGCGCCATGACCGAGCGCGCGCGCTCGGGCGACGGCCCCGGCTTTATCGAGGCGTGGACGTACCGCATGGGCGCGCACACGACCTCCGACGACCCGACCCGCTACCGCATCGCGGCCGAGGTCGAGGAGTGGAAGCTCAAGGACCCCATCGCCCGCGTGAAGGCGTACCTCGCGCGGACGGGCGCGGCCGACGAGGCGTTCTTCGCCGACGTCGAGACCGAGGCCCAGGACATCGCCACCGAGCTCCGCACCGCCTGCCGCACCATGCCGGACCCGGAGCCCGAGTCGATGTTCGACCACGTCTACGCCGAGCCCCACGCCGTCGTCGACGCCGAGCGCGAGGAGTACCTCGCCTACCGGGCGGGCTTCGCCGACGAGACGGAAGGGGCCGGCGCATGA
- a CDS encoding alpha-ketoacid dehydrogenase subunit beta, translated as MSSTSLGKAINAGLRAAMDDDPKVVLMGEDIGALGGVFRVTDGLQKDFGEDRVIDTPLAESGIVGTAIGLAMRGYRPVVEIQFDGFVFPAFDQIVTQLAKMGNRSNGHTRLPVVVRIPFGGGIGAVEHHSESPEAYFVHTGGLRVASPATPEDAFWMIQQAIACPDPVVFLEPKRRYWDKGEVPDGVSLASGEAPLPMQSARVAREGRDVTLLCYGPMVRTCLAAAEAAAEDGTADIEVVDLRSLSPLDVPTVVASVQRTGRAVVVHEAPLTLGLGAELAARIQEACFYHLEAPVLRVGGFSTPYPAAKIEDEYLPDLDRVLDAVDRSLAH; from the coding sequence ATGAGCTCGACGAGTCTCGGCAAGGCCATCAACGCCGGTCTGCGGGCCGCGATGGACGACGACCCGAAGGTCGTCCTCATGGGCGAGGACATCGGCGCCCTCGGCGGGGTCTTCCGGGTGACCGACGGTCTGCAGAAGGACTTCGGCGAGGACCGCGTCATCGACACCCCGCTGGCGGAGTCCGGCATCGTCGGCACCGCGATCGGCCTCGCGATGCGCGGCTACCGGCCCGTCGTCGAGATCCAGTTCGACGGGTTCGTCTTCCCCGCGTTCGACCAGATCGTCACGCAGCTGGCGAAGATGGGGAACCGGTCGAACGGGCACACGCGGCTGCCGGTCGTCGTGCGCATCCCGTTCGGCGGGGGCATCGGCGCGGTCGAGCACCACTCCGAGTCGCCCGAGGCCTATTTCGTCCACACGGGTGGGCTCCGGGTCGCGAGCCCGGCCACGCCCGAGGACGCGTTCTGGATGATCCAGCAGGCCATCGCCTGCCCGGACCCCGTGGTGTTCCTCGAGCCGAAGCGGCGGTACTGGGACAAGGGTGAGGTCCCCGACGGGGTCTCCCTCGCCTCCGGCGAGGCGCCGCTGCCCATGCAGTCGGCGCGGGTCGCCCGCGAGGGCCGCGACGTCACGCTCCTGTGCTACGGGCCGATGGTGCGCACGTGCCTCGCAGCCGCGGAGGCCGCGGCCGAGGACGGCACCGCGGACATCGAGGTCGTCGACCTGCGGAGCCTGTCCCCGCTCGACGTGCCGACCGTGGTGGCGTCGGTCCAGCGGACGGGTCGCGCGGTCGTCGTCCACGAGGCTCCCCTCACGCTCGGCTTGGGTGCCGAGCTCGCCGCCCGCATCCAGGAGGCGTGCTTCTACCACCTCGAGGCACCGGTGCTGCGGGTCGGTGGGTTCTCCACCCCGTACCCGGCGGCCAAGATCGAGGACGAGTACCTGCCGGACCTCGACCGCGTCCTCGACGCCGTCGACCGGTCGCTCGCGCACTGA
- a CDS encoding dihydrolipoamide acetyltransferase family protein, with protein sequence MSVQTSGGATGTVEHYKMPDAGEGLTEAEVVTWRVAVGDTVAVNDIVVEVETAKSLVELPCPFAGEVVELMAAEGETVAVGTPILAVRTGAATGGGGATSAEQPPEAPAPQAEAPTGAPTADAPAAPPGEPVGPSAETGAHPSTQAAAGAGRQAVLVGYGPAAGATRRRARRAPGAAPAAKPAAEPATAPTAAPAAAEPAEEPTGTTEPTAEPSGPVLAKPPVRKLAKDLGVDLRAVTPTGEGGVVTREDVMSAAGTTDAAEPGAEPAVPATAATAGGERRIPVKGVRKRTAEAMVASAFTAPHVTEWVQVDVTASTELLQRLRADRTTRDLRLSPFTLVCRAMVLAARRYPEVNASWDDDAQEIVQHASVGLGFAAATERGLVVPVVREAETLDLAGLATAVADLVDTARAGTIQPAQMSGGTLTVTNVGVFGVDGGTPILPPGTGMIVACGQVRRMPWVVGTGDDERVVPRDVMTLAASFDHRYIDGELGSRYLATVASLMGDPAQALVWG encoded by the coding sequence GTGAGCGTCCAGACGTCCGGCGGTGCCACCGGCACCGTCGAGCACTACAAGATGCCCGACGCGGGGGAGGGCCTCACCGAGGCCGAGGTCGTGACGTGGCGGGTCGCCGTCGGCGACACCGTCGCGGTCAACGACATCGTCGTCGAGGTGGAGACCGCGAAGTCGCTCGTCGAGCTGCCGTGCCCCTTCGCGGGCGAGGTCGTCGAGCTGATGGCGGCCGAGGGCGAGACCGTCGCCGTCGGCACCCCGATCCTCGCGGTCCGCACCGGTGCGGCGACCGGCGGTGGCGGGGCGACCTCGGCGGAGCAGCCGCCCGAGGCGCCGGCTCCGCAGGCCGAGGCCCCGACCGGTGCGCCCACCGCCGACGCCCCCGCCGCACCCCCCGGCGAGCCGGTCGGCCCGAGCGCGGAGACGGGCGCCCACCCGAGCACCCAGGCTGCGGCGGGTGCGGGGCGGCAGGCCGTCCTCGTCGGGTACGGCCCCGCGGCCGGGGCCACCCGGCGGCGGGCCCGCCGGGCGCCCGGCGCTGCTCCGGCGGCGAAGCCTGCCGCCGAGCCCGCGACCGCACCCACGGCAGCACCCGCGGCAGCGGAGCCCGCCGAGGAGCCGACCGGTACGACCGAACCGACCGCGGAGCCGAGTGGCCCGGTCCTCGCGAAGCCGCCCGTGCGGAAGCTCGCGAAGGACCTCGGCGTCGACCTCCGTGCCGTGACACCCACGGGAGAGGGAGGTGTCGTCACCCGCGAGGACGTCATGTCCGCCGCAGGGACGACGGACGCTGCCGAGCCGGGCGCCGAGCCGGCGGTCCCCGCCACCGCCGCCACGGCCGGCGGCGAGCGGCGCATCCCCGTCAAGGGCGTCCGGAAGCGGACCGCCGAGGCGATGGTCGCCTCGGCGTTCACCGCCCCGCACGTCACGGAGTGGGTGCAGGTCGACGTCACCGCGAGCACCGAGCTCCTGCAGCGGCTCAGGGCCGACCGCACGACCCGTGACCTGCGGCTCAGCCCCTTCACGCTCGTGTGCCGGGCCATGGTCCTCGCGGCGCGCCGGTACCCGGAGGTCAACGCCTCGTGGGACGACGACGCCCAGGAGATCGTCCAGCACGCCTCGGTCGGGCTCGGGTTCGCCGCCGCCACCGAGCGGGGCCTCGTCGTCCCCGTCGTCCGGGAGGCGGAGACCCTCGACCTCGCGGGCCTCGCGACCGCGGTCGCGGACCTCGTCGACACCGCGCGCGCCGGCACGATCCAGCCCGCGCAGATGAGCGGCGGCACCCTCACGGTGACGAACGTCGGCGTGTTCGGCGTCGACGGTGGCACCCCGATCCTGCCGCCGGGCACCGGCATGATCGTCGCCTGCGGGCAGGTGCGGCGGATGCCGTGGGTGGTCGGCACCGGCGACGACGAACGGGTCGTCCCGCGTGACGTCATGACGCTCGCGGCCTCCTTCGACCACCGCTACATCGACGGCGAGCTCGGCTCCCGCTACCTCGCCACGGTCGCGTCGCTCATGGGGGACCCCGCTCAGGCCCTGGTCTGGGGCTGA
- a CDS encoding DHA2 family efflux MFS transporter permease subunit — MTAAAPTEAAPALTQRQIYAIFGGLVAGMFLAALDQTIVATAIRTIADDLQGLSLQAWTTTAYLITATITTPLYGKLSDLYGRKPLFLTAITVFVAGSVLCAFATSMVELALFRAVQGLGAGGLFSLALAIVGDIVPPRERARYQGFFLAVFGTASVLGPVVGGFFAGADSLLGITGWRWVFLVNVPVGAVALAVVVRVLHIPHTRRPHRIDWPGALLLAVGLVPLLLLAEQGREWGWTSNRSLALAAVGVVGLVGFVLAERRIGDDALLPLRLFRSRTFALGSVSGLVIGMAMFGGLAALPLYLQIVKGQSPTVAGLALLPLTLGIMTGSITSGQLIARTGRYKVFPVVGTSLLVVGLVLFAQVTATTPLWQTSLVMVLFGLGLGGTMQPLVLAVQNAVPATDIGVATSSATFFRQMGGTLGTAVFLSILFGTVGDRIAQRFATALADPAFRATLTDPAVLAEPANAEVAQQLADAQAAVAAGGTPAVAGTGVLDDSSFLGRLDPVLAFPFQAGFADAMQLLFWVGAAITVVGVVVVSLLPEEPLRTQSALEEREQALAAERAALAAATPVAPVASPDAAEGPDGRLGDDPARPGSQPQTRA, encoded by the coding sequence GTGACCGCAGCCGCCCCGACCGAGGCCGCGCCGGCCCTCACGCAGCGCCAGATCTACGCGATCTTCGGCGGCCTCGTCGCCGGCATGTTCCTCGCGGCCCTCGACCAGACGATCGTCGCGACGGCGATCCGCACCATCGCCGACGACCTCCAGGGGCTGTCCCTCCAGGCGTGGACGACGACGGCGTACCTCATCACCGCGACGATCACGACACCGCTGTACGGCAAGCTCAGCGACCTGTACGGCCGCAAGCCCCTGTTCCTCACCGCCATCACCGTGTTCGTCGCCGGCTCCGTGCTGTGCGCCTTCGCGACGTCGATGGTCGAGCTCGCGCTGTTCCGCGCCGTCCAGGGTCTCGGCGCCGGGGGCCTGTTCTCCCTCGCCCTCGCGATCGTCGGCGACATCGTGCCGCCGCGGGAACGGGCCCGCTACCAGGGCTTCTTCCTCGCGGTCTTCGGCACGGCGAGCGTGCTCGGCCCGGTCGTCGGCGGCTTCTTCGCCGGCGCCGACAGCCTGCTCGGCATCACCGGTTGGCGGTGGGTGTTCCTCGTCAACGTCCCGGTGGGGGCCGTCGCGCTCGCCGTCGTCGTACGGGTCCTCCACATCCCGCACACCCGACGGCCGCACCGCATCGACTGGCCCGGCGCGCTCCTCCTCGCGGTCGGTCTCGTGCCGCTGCTGCTGCTGGCGGAGCAGGGCCGCGAGTGGGGCTGGACGTCGAATCGCTCGCTCGCCCTCGCCGCGGTCGGGGTGGTCGGTCTCGTCGGCTTCGTCCTCGCCGAGCGGCGCATCGGCGACGACGCGCTCCTGCCGCTGCGTCTGTTCCGCAGCCGCACGTTCGCACTCGGGTCGGTGTCCGGGCTCGTCATCGGCATGGCGATGTTCGGTGGGCTGGCGGCCCTGCCGCTCTACCTGCAGATCGTCAAGGGCCAGAGCCCGACGGTCGCCGGGCTCGCGCTGCTGCCCCTCACCCTCGGGATCATGACCGGGTCGATCACGTCCGGGCAGCTCATCGCCCGGACCGGCCGCTACAAGGTCTTCCCCGTCGTCGGCACGTCGCTGCTCGTCGTCGGGCTCGTGCTCTTCGCGCAGGTGACGGCCACGACGCCGCTGTGGCAGACGTCGCTCGTCATGGTCCTGTTCGGCCTCGGGCTCGGCGGGACGATGCAGCCGCTCGTCCTCGCGGTGCAGAACGCCGTCCCGGCGACCGACATCGGGGTGGCGACGAGCTCGGCGACGTTCTTCCGTCAGATGGGCGGCACGCTCGGCACCGCGGTGTTCCTCTCCATCCTGTTCGGGACGGTCGGGGACCGCATCGCCCAGCGCTTCGCCACGGCGCTCGCCGACCCGGCGTTCCGCGCCACGCTCACCGACCCGGCCGTGCTCGCCGAGCCCGCGAACGCGGAGGTCGCGCAGCAGCTGGCCGACGCCCAGGCGGCCGTGGCGGCGGGCGGCACCCCCGCCGTCGCAGGCACGGGGGTGCTCGACGACTCCTCGTTCCTCGGCCGCCTCGACCCGGTGCTCGCCTTCCCCTTCCAGGCGGGCTTCGCCGACGCCATGCAGCTGCTGTTCTGGGTCGGCGCCGCCATCACCGTCGTCGGTGTGGTCGTGGTGTCACTGCTGCCGGAGGAGCCGCTGCGCACGCAGTCGGCCCTCGAGGAGCGCGAGCAGGCGCTCGCGGCCGAGCGGGCCGCGCTCGCCGCGGCCACGCCCGTGGCGCCCGTGGCGTCCCCGGACGCCGCCGAGGGTCCCGACGGGCGCCTCGGCGACGATCCCGCCCGGCCCGGCTCTCAGCCCCAGACCAGGGCCTGA
- a CDS encoding MarR family winged helix-turn-helix transcriptional regulator: MTRSERSAATTGADAVGMQLVRLRKAMDAVRTQVLAASGHGLEGSGLAVLYHLVTGGEQRVTVLADLLGLDPSTTSRHVAGLERSGLVERVPDPDDRRAGLVRASPAGRRAFEETRALRTSLIAQALEGWSEAEVTAFADALARFTDAAGHVDLPTPVLQESR; encoded by the coding sequence GTGACCCGGTCCGAGCGCTCCGCTGCCACCACAGGCGCCGACGCGGTCGGGATGCAGCTGGTGCGGCTCCGCAAGGCCATGGACGCCGTCCGCACGCAGGTGCTCGCAGCGAGCGGGCACGGCCTCGAGGGCTCCGGGCTCGCCGTGCTCTACCACCTCGTCACCGGGGGCGAGCAGCGGGTGACCGTGCTCGCCGACCTGCTCGGCCTCGACCCCTCGACGACGTCGCGGCACGTCGCCGGCCTCGAACGCTCCGGTCTCGTCGAGCGTGTGCCCGACCCCGACGACCGGCGCGCGGGCCTCGTCCGCGCCTCGCCCGCCGGGCGCAGGGCCTTCGAGGAGACCCGCGCCCTGCGGACCTCCCTCATCGCCCAGGCGCTCGAGGGCTGGAGCGAGGCGGAGGTCACGGCCTTCGCCGACGCGCTCGCCCGCTTCACCGACGCCGCCGGGCACGTCGACCTCCCGACCCCCGTCCTCCAGGAGTCCCGGTGA
- a CDS encoding copper resistance CopC family protein has protein sequence MQLPARAGVLAGTVLAPLLVVLGAVVAAPASAHARFTGADPAEGSSVDALPAAVVMSYSEPVSPQFVDTAVVAPGGEPVVVEASVDAQAVRVPVGEVPELAEAAASGVGEWQVVARVVSVDGHPVEHTTTFELTTAAAPAEPEPEPTTTGPDVEPSPATPGEPEPTAQTEAVSPPAATPAGSLPADPLSAATDRVPTWAGVLLALALVAAGGSAVALQWRRGRGGDQDGTHQG, from the coding sequence GTGCAGCTGCCCGCGCGTGCCGGCGTCCTCGCCGGGACGGTCCTCGCCCCGCTCCTCGTCGTGCTCGGCGCGGTGGTCGCGGCACCTGCCTCGGCGCACGCCCGCTTCACCGGCGCCGACCCCGCCGAGGGCAGCAGCGTCGACGCGCTCCCCGCCGCGGTCGTCATGTCGTACAGCGAGCCCGTCTCCCCGCAGTTCGTCGACACCGCCGTCGTCGCCCCGGGCGGCGAGCCCGTGGTCGTCGAGGCGAGCGTCGACGCGCAGGCCGTCCGCGTCCCCGTCGGCGAGGTGCCCGAGCTGGCGGAGGCTGCCGCATCGGGCGTCGGCGAGTGGCAGGTCGTCGCCCGCGTCGTGAGCGTCGACGGCCACCCCGTCGAGCACACGACGACGTTCGAGCTGACGACGGCCGCAGCACCCGCGGAGCCCGAGCCCGAGCCGACCACGACAGGCCCGGACGTCGAGCCGTCGCCCGCGACCCCGGGCGAGCCGGAGCCGACGGCCCAGACGGAGGCGGTCTCGCCACCCGCAGCGACACCGGCCGGGAGCCTCCCCGCCGACCCGCTGTCCGCCGCGACCGACCGCGTCCCCACGTGGGCCGGCGTCCTGCTGGCCCTCGCCCTGGTCGCTGCCGGCGGGTCCGCCGTGGCGCTGCAGTGGCGGCGCGGCCGCGGCGGCGACCAGGACGGCACCCACCAGGGGTGA